The following nucleotide sequence is from Cellulosilyticum sp. I15G10I2.
CTGAAACATAAAACACACCTTCTCTCTTTAAAACAACCGTATGTACGTTATAAAAGTGAGCTATTGTACTTGATAAGCTTTGTAACGCCAGGTATTCTCCAGTGCTGCCATAACCTTGCAAATTATATTCTCCCGTCATATTAACAGTAACACTGTCTTTAGAATAATCTATCACGATATCCTTAATAACTGCATCATTCGGAATCCCCGTTATATAAATATCCGGTTTTCCTTTATCATCCTTGAGGGTTTTTGTTAGATATACTTCATCTGATTCTTCATTTTGCCTCTTGGCGTCATATTCAAAACAAACTATCTCGCCAGTTCTTATATCTCCTAGAAATAATTTTACTGTATTATTTATTTTATCATTAACAGATAATTTTGTTAATGATTTTTCTCTATTTATCCCTCTAAGATTATTATAACTTTCAGTAATAGACTGAATACTGAAGTTAGTTTTTAACTGTGCTGCTGCAACAACCGTTGTGCATTCAATTGTACTTAAAAAAAATGTATAAATAATAACACCTATTCTAATAACTCTTTTCCACTGCATTAATGCCCCCCCTTTTTTAGCCCTCCCATCTATAATACCTAATATTTTATATAAATTCCATATTTTGTTAAAAATATTTTATCTATCTCTATATAAAATTGAACCTACTTCAAAGTAGGTTCAATTTATTGATCTATCCTATTTTAAAATTTACATAAGTGAATTAATAAACTGCTTAGCCACTCTACCTGACCTGCCTCCATGAAGTAGCTCCCACTGGATTGCCTTTTCTCTTAGCCTATTTTCTGGTATATCAAGCTGATACTTCTTTGCCAGTTCAAAGACTATTTGAAGATAAGTATTCTGATTAGGTGATGTAAAGGTTAAGGCAAGTCCAAATCTATCCGAC
It contains:
- a CDS encoding GerMN domain-containing protein, giving the protein MQWKRVIRIGVIIYTFFLSTIECTTVVAAAQLKTNFSIQSITESYNNLRGINREKSLTKLSVNDKINNTVKLFLGDIRTGEIVCFEYDAKRQNEESDEVYLTKTLKDDKGKPDIYITGIPNDAVIKDIVIDYSKDSVTVNMTGEYNLQGYGSTGEYLALQSLSSTIAHFYNVHTVVLKREGVFYVSGHFSFKENEGIEVSACN